Proteins encoded by one window of Nasonia vitripennis strain AsymCx chromosome 5, Nvit_psr_1.1, whole genome shotgun sequence:
- the LOC100122978 gene encoding exportin-7 isoform X1 yields MDHLQEVRQLELLCKQLYESQDSAHRAEAEKALVNFQNAPDTLTKCQMLLDRGDSAYAQLLAATTLTKLVSRSAQGLSLQQRLDIRNYVLNYLATQPKLPNFVIQALVTLFARISKLGWFDSDKDEFVFRNVVSDVSKFLQGSVEHCMIGVQLLSQLTCEMNQISEADANRSLTKHRKIASSFRDTQLFEIFRLSCSLLGTARENCKNLNFNDEAQHGLMTQLLRLAQNCLTFDFIGTSTDESSDDLCTVQIPTSWRPAFLDFATLKLFFDLYHSLPNTLSSLALSCLVQIASVRRSLFSNTERAKFLTHLVNGVKHTLQNPQGLSDPGNYHEFCRLLARLKSNYQLGELVMVENYPEAIQLIAKFTVQSLQMWQFAPNSVHYLLSLWQRMVASVPYVKATEPHLLETYTPEVSNAYITSRLESVAVVVREGLEDPLDDLGMVQQQLEQLSVIGRCEYQKTCTLLVNLFDQAARTYQELMTQTASPTQQIDILIQEGQLTWLVYIIGSAIGGRVSFNSNEEHDAMDGELVCRVLQLMNLTDSRLGQGGCEKLELAMLSFFEQFRKIYVGDQVQKNSKVYRRLSDVLGLSDEAMVLSVFIRKIITNLKYWGRSEQIISKTLQLLNDLSVGYTCVRKLVKLEEVQFMLNNHTSEHFPFLGNSVAVTEMRCRSMFYTSLGRLLMVDLGEDEERFHTFMLPLTAALESLGQLMGAADTPLFAAEEAKKALIGLARDLRGLAYAFNTKTSYMMLFDWIYPNYTPILLHAIELWHHEPQVTTPVLKLFAELVQNRSQRLQFDVSSPNGILLFREASKVICSYGNRILGIEVSKEQIYSLKLKGISICFSMLKAALCGSYVNFGVFRLYGDEALDNALNTFVKLLLSISQSDLLDYPKLSVTYYGLLECLAQDHMAFLSTLEPRVFLYILSSISEGLTALGALKDSFTDTMICNGCCVTLDYIVTYLFKQLYQKAGIYPGKKNAIVQSGGDLFLQVLKQHPEILQQILSTVLNVIMFEDCRNQWSMSRPLLGLILLNEEYFNQLRENIIRSQPVDKQASMAQWFENLMDGIERNLLTKNRDRFTQNLSMFRRDINDSLKGPSMNSVNSGSDMMTS; encoded by the exons ATGGATCACCTACAGGAGGTGCGTCAGCTGGAGCTGCTGTGCAAGCAGCTCTACGAGTCCCAGGATTCCGCGCATCGGGCAGAGGCAGAGAAGGCATTGGTCAACTTTCAAAACGCTCCTGACACCCTCACCAAGTGTCAGATGCTGCTGGACCGCGGGGACTCGGCTTATGCACAACTGCTGGCCGCCACGACGCTCACTAAACTCGTCTCCCGTTCTGCTCAAGGATTAAGTTTGCAGCAGAGACTTGATATTA GAAACTACGTTCTCAACTATCTAGCAACGCAGCCGAAATTGCCTAACTTTGTTATCCAAGCGCTAGTTACACTTTTCGCGCGTATATCAAAACTTGGGTGGTTTGATTCGGACAAGGATGAGTTTGTTTTTAGAAATGTAGTCAGTGATGTTTCCAAGTTCCTTCAG GGATCAGTTGAGCACTGCATGATAGGAGTGCAATTGCTTTCCCAGCTTACATGTGAAATGAACCAAATATCGGAAGCTGATGCCAACAGATCACTAACAAAACATCGGAAAATAGCCAGTAGTTTCAGAGACACACAATTGTTTGAAATATTTAGATTGTCATGTTCACTGTTGGGAACAGCCCgtgaaaattgtaaaaatttaaattttaatgacgAAGCACAGCATGGATTAATGACTCAACTCTTAAGACTCGCACAAAATTGTTTAACTTTTGACTTCATTGGCACTTCAACTGACGAGAGTTCAGATGACCTGTGTACAGTACAGATCCCAACAAGCTGGAGACCCGCATTCCTCGATTTTGCGACTTTGAAGTTATTTTTTGATCTATATCACAGCCTACCCAATACCCTATCTTCTCTTGCTCTTTCTTGCTTGGTTCAAATAGCCTCCGTCAGGCGCAGCTTATTTTCCAATACCGAGAGAGCCAAGTTCCTAACTCATCTGGTGAATGGTGTAAAGCATACATTGCAAAACCCTCAGGGCTTGAGTGATCCAGGAAACTATCACGAGTTCTGCAGACTATTGGCTCGTTTGAAAAGCAATTATCAATTAG GTGAACTGGTCATGGTGGAGAACTATCCAGAGGCCATCCAGTTGATAGCCAAATTCACGGTCCAGAGTCTGCAGATGTGGCAATTCGCCCCGAACAGCGTACACTACCTCCTTAGTCTGTGGCAGCGTATGGTCGCCTCCGTGCCTTATGTCAAGGCTACCGAGCCCCATCTTCTGGAGACCTACACACCCGAGGTCTCCAACGCCTATATTACCTCGAGACTCGAGTCCGTGGCGGTGGTCGTAAGAGAGGGCTTGGAGGATCCTCTCGACGACCTCGGCatggtgcagcagcagctcgagcaACTTTCTGTGATCGGTCGATGTGAATACCAAAAAACGTGCACGTTGCTGGTCAACCTTTTCGATCAGGCCGCGAGGACGTATCAGGAACTGATGACCCAAACTGCCTCGCCGACCCAACAGATTGATATTCTTATTCAGGAGGGGCAGCTAACCTGGCTTGTTTACATCATTG GTAGTGCCATAGGTGGTAGAGTGTCATTCAATAGTAATGAGGAACACGATGCGATGGATGGAGAACTGGTTTGTAGAGTGCTCCAGCTTATGAACCTTACCGACTCCAGGTTAGGGCAAGGGGGCTGTGAAAAACTCGAGTTGGCTATGCTAAGTTTCTTTGAacaatttcgaaaaatatatGTGGGTGATCAAGTACAAAAGAATTCCAAAGTCTATAGGCGACTGTCTGACGTTTTGGGTTTGAGTGATGAAGCAATGGTTCTTAGCGtgtttattagaaaaat aataacaaatttgaaatactGGGGAAGAAGTGAACAAATTATTTCGAAAACTTTACAGTTATTGAATGATTTATCAGTTGGTTACACTTGCGTGCGCAAACTCGTCAAGTTGGAAGAAGTGCAGTTCATGTTGAACAATCACACA AGTGAGCATTTTCCGTTCTTGGGCAATAGTGTGGCTGTGACAGAAATGCGTTGTAGATCAATGTTTTACACTTCTCTTGGCAGGTTACTAATGGTTGATTTAGGAGAGGACGAAGAAAGGTTTCACACGTTCATGCTTCCTCTCACAG CTGCCCTTGAAAGTCTTGGTCAATTAATGGGGGCAGCTGACACGCCGTTATTCGCCGCTGAGGAAGCAAAGAAGGCTTTGATTGGGTTGGCCAGAGATTTAAGAGGATTGGCATATGCTTTCAATACTAAAACTTCGTACATGATGTTATTTGATTGGAT TTATCCGAATTACACGCCGATTCTGTTGCACGCGATCGAGCTCTGGCATCACGAGCCCCAGGTGACGACGCCCGTTTTGAAGCTTTTCGCCGAGTTGGTCCAAAATCGCAGCCAGCGACTGCAGTTCGATGTCTCTTCACCGAACGGCATCTTGCTGTTCCGCGAGGCCAGTAAAGTGATATGCAGTTACGGCAATCGCATTCTGGGCATCGAGGTGTCCAAGGAGCAGATCTATTCCCTTAAGCTCAAGGGCATTAGCATATGTTTTAGTATGCTTAAAGCTGCGCTCTGCGGCAGTTACGTTAATTTTGGCGTGTTCAGGCTCTACGGCGACGAGGCCTTGGACAATGCGTTAAACACTTTTGTCAAATTGCTGCTCAGTATATCGCAAAGTGACCTCTTg GATTATCCGAAACTGTCTGTGACATATTATGGATTATTAGAATGCCTGGCACAGGATCATATGGCTTTTCTGTCGACTCTCGAGCCACGCGTGTTCTTGTACATTCTGTCGAGCATCAGCGAAGGCCTCACGGCACTAGGTGCGCTTAAAGACTCCTTCACAG ATACAATGATTTGTAATGGTTGTTGCGTAACTCTAGATTATATTGTAACATACTTGTTTAAGCAGCTCTATCAAAAAG CTGGTATATATCCCGGCAAAAAGAATGCAATCGTACAAAGCGGCGGGGATTTGTTCTTGCAAGTTTTGAAACAACATCCCGAAATTCTGCAACAAATACTAAGTACTGTTCTAAATGTGATAATGTTCGAGGACTGCAGAAACCAGTGGAGTATGTCAAGACCTCTTTTGGGTCTTATACTTTTGAATGAAGAA TATTTCAACCAATTGAGGGAGAATATTATAAGAAGTCAGCCAGTAGATAAGCAGGCGTCAATGGCACAATGGTTCGAGAATCTGATGGATGGCATTGAAAGAAATTTACTCACGAAAAATAGAGATAG GTTTACACAGAACCTTTCAATGTTTCGAAGGGATATTAATGATTCGTTAAAGGGACCTAGCATGAACTCGGTGAATTCGGGTAGCGACATGATGACATCGTAG
- the LOC100122978 gene encoding exportin-7 isoform X2 produces MDHLQEVRQLELLCKQLYESQDSAHRAEAEKALVNFQNAPDTLTKCQMLLDRGDSAYAQLLAATTLTKLVSRSAQGLSLQQRLDIRNYVLNYLATQPKLPNFVIQALVTLFARISKLGWFDSDKDEFVFRNVVSDVSKFLQGSVEHCMIGVQLLSQLTCEMNQISEADANRSLTKHRKIASSFRDTQLFEIFRLSCSLLGTARENCKNLNFNDEAQHGLMTQLLRLAQNCLTFDFIGTSTDESSDDLCTVQIPTSWRPAFLDFATLKLFFDLYHSLPNTLSSLALSCLVQIASVRRSLFSNTERAKFLTHLVNGVKHTLQNPQGLSDPGNYHEFCRLLARLKSNYQLGELVMVENYPEAIQLIAKFTVQSLQMWQFAPNSVHYLLSLWQRMVASVPYVKATEPHLLETYTPEVSNAYITSRLESVAVVVREGLEDPLDDLGMVQQQLEQLSVIGRCEYQKTCTLLVNLFDQAARTYQELMTQTASPTQQIDILIQEGQLTWLVYIIGSAIGGRVSFNSNEEHDAMDGELVCRVLQLMNLTDSRLGQGGCEKLELAMLSFFEQFRKIYVGDQVQKNSKVYRRLSDVLGLSDEAMVLSVFIRKIITNLKYWGRSEQIISKTLQLLNDLSVGYTCVRKLVKLEEVQFMLNNHTSEHFPFLGNSVAVTEMRCRSMFYTSLGRLLMVDLGEDEERFHTFMLPLTAALESLGQLMGAADTPLFAAEEAKKALIGLARDLRGLAYAFNTKTSYMMLFDWIYPNYTPILLHAIELWHHEPQVTTPVLKLFAELVQNRSQRLQFDVSSPNGILLFREASKVICSYGNRILGIEVSKEQIYSLKLKGISICFSMLKAALCGSYVNFGVFRLYGDEALDNALNTFVKLLLSISQSDLLDYPKLSVTYYGLLECLAQDHMAFLSTLEPRVFLYILSSISEGLTALDTMICNGCCVTLDYIVTYLFKQLYQKAGIYPGKKNAIVQSGGDLFLQVLKQHPEILQQILSTVLNVIMFEDCRNQWSMSRPLLGLILLNEEYFNQLRENIIRSQPVDKQASMAQWFENLMDGIERNLLTKNRDRFTQNLSMFRRDINDSLKGPSMNSVNSGSDMMTS; encoded by the exons ATGGATCACCTACAGGAGGTGCGTCAGCTGGAGCTGCTGTGCAAGCAGCTCTACGAGTCCCAGGATTCCGCGCATCGGGCAGAGGCAGAGAAGGCATTGGTCAACTTTCAAAACGCTCCTGACACCCTCACCAAGTGTCAGATGCTGCTGGACCGCGGGGACTCGGCTTATGCACAACTGCTGGCCGCCACGACGCTCACTAAACTCGTCTCCCGTTCTGCTCAAGGATTAAGTTTGCAGCAGAGACTTGATATTA GAAACTACGTTCTCAACTATCTAGCAACGCAGCCGAAATTGCCTAACTTTGTTATCCAAGCGCTAGTTACACTTTTCGCGCGTATATCAAAACTTGGGTGGTTTGATTCGGACAAGGATGAGTTTGTTTTTAGAAATGTAGTCAGTGATGTTTCCAAGTTCCTTCAG GGATCAGTTGAGCACTGCATGATAGGAGTGCAATTGCTTTCCCAGCTTACATGTGAAATGAACCAAATATCGGAAGCTGATGCCAACAGATCACTAACAAAACATCGGAAAATAGCCAGTAGTTTCAGAGACACACAATTGTTTGAAATATTTAGATTGTCATGTTCACTGTTGGGAACAGCCCgtgaaaattgtaaaaatttaaattttaatgacgAAGCACAGCATGGATTAATGACTCAACTCTTAAGACTCGCACAAAATTGTTTAACTTTTGACTTCATTGGCACTTCAACTGACGAGAGTTCAGATGACCTGTGTACAGTACAGATCCCAACAAGCTGGAGACCCGCATTCCTCGATTTTGCGACTTTGAAGTTATTTTTTGATCTATATCACAGCCTACCCAATACCCTATCTTCTCTTGCTCTTTCTTGCTTGGTTCAAATAGCCTCCGTCAGGCGCAGCTTATTTTCCAATACCGAGAGAGCCAAGTTCCTAACTCATCTGGTGAATGGTGTAAAGCATACATTGCAAAACCCTCAGGGCTTGAGTGATCCAGGAAACTATCACGAGTTCTGCAGACTATTGGCTCGTTTGAAAAGCAATTATCAATTAG GTGAACTGGTCATGGTGGAGAACTATCCAGAGGCCATCCAGTTGATAGCCAAATTCACGGTCCAGAGTCTGCAGATGTGGCAATTCGCCCCGAACAGCGTACACTACCTCCTTAGTCTGTGGCAGCGTATGGTCGCCTCCGTGCCTTATGTCAAGGCTACCGAGCCCCATCTTCTGGAGACCTACACACCCGAGGTCTCCAACGCCTATATTACCTCGAGACTCGAGTCCGTGGCGGTGGTCGTAAGAGAGGGCTTGGAGGATCCTCTCGACGACCTCGGCatggtgcagcagcagctcgagcaACTTTCTGTGATCGGTCGATGTGAATACCAAAAAACGTGCACGTTGCTGGTCAACCTTTTCGATCAGGCCGCGAGGACGTATCAGGAACTGATGACCCAAACTGCCTCGCCGACCCAACAGATTGATATTCTTATTCAGGAGGGGCAGCTAACCTGGCTTGTTTACATCATTG GTAGTGCCATAGGTGGTAGAGTGTCATTCAATAGTAATGAGGAACACGATGCGATGGATGGAGAACTGGTTTGTAGAGTGCTCCAGCTTATGAACCTTACCGACTCCAGGTTAGGGCAAGGGGGCTGTGAAAAACTCGAGTTGGCTATGCTAAGTTTCTTTGAacaatttcgaaaaatatatGTGGGTGATCAAGTACAAAAGAATTCCAAAGTCTATAGGCGACTGTCTGACGTTTTGGGTTTGAGTGATGAAGCAATGGTTCTTAGCGtgtttattagaaaaat aataacaaatttgaaatactGGGGAAGAAGTGAACAAATTATTTCGAAAACTTTACAGTTATTGAATGATTTATCAGTTGGTTACACTTGCGTGCGCAAACTCGTCAAGTTGGAAGAAGTGCAGTTCATGTTGAACAATCACACA AGTGAGCATTTTCCGTTCTTGGGCAATAGTGTGGCTGTGACAGAAATGCGTTGTAGATCAATGTTTTACACTTCTCTTGGCAGGTTACTAATGGTTGATTTAGGAGAGGACGAAGAAAGGTTTCACACGTTCATGCTTCCTCTCACAG CTGCCCTTGAAAGTCTTGGTCAATTAATGGGGGCAGCTGACACGCCGTTATTCGCCGCTGAGGAAGCAAAGAAGGCTTTGATTGGGTTGGCCAGAGATTTAAGAGGATTGGCATATGCTTTCAATACTAAAACTTCGTACATGATGTTATTTGATTGGAT TTATCCGAATTACACGCCGATTCTGTTGCACGCGATCGAGCTCTGGCATCACGAGCCCCAGGTGACGACGCCCGTTTTGAAGCTTTTCGCCGAGTTGGTCCAAAATCGCAGCCAGCGACTGCAGTTCGATGTCTCTTCACCGAACGGCATCTTGCTGTTCCGCGAGGCCAGTAAAGTGATATGCAGTTACGGCAATCGCATTCTGGGCATCGAGGTGTCCAAGGAGCAGATCTATTCCCTTAAGCTCAAGGGCATTAGCATATGTTTTAGTATGCTTAAAGCTGCGCTCTGCGGCAGTTACGTTAATTTTGGCGTGTTCAGGCTCTACGGCGACGAGGCCTTGGACAATGCGTTAAACACTTTTGTCAAATTGCTGCTCAGTATATCGCAAAGTGACCTCTTg GATTATCCGAAACTGTCTGTGACATATTATGGATTATTAGAATGCCTGGCACAGGATCATATGGCTTTTCTGTCGACTCTCGAGCCACGCGTGTTCTTGTACATTCTGTCGAGCATCAGCGAAGGCCTCACGGCACTAG ATACAATGATTTGTAATGGTTGTTGCGTAACTCTAGATTATATTGTAACATACTTGTTTAAGCAGCTCTATCAAAAAG CTGGTATATATCCCGGCAAAAAGAATGCAATCGTACAAAGCGGCGGGGATTTGTTCTTGCAAGTTTTGAAACAACATCCCGAAATTCTGCAACAAATACTAAGTACTGTTCTAAATGTGATAATGTTCGAGGACTGCAGAAACCAGTGGAGTATGTCAAGACCTCTTTTGGGTCTTATACTTTTGAATGAAGAA TATTTCAACCAATTGAGGGAGAATATTATAAGAAGTCAGCCAGTAGATAAGCAGGCGTCAATGGCACAATGGTTCGAGAATCTGATGGATGGCATTGAAAGAAATTTACTCACGAAAAATAGAGATAG GTTTACACAGAACCTTTCAATGTTTCGAAGGGATATTAATGATTCGTTAAAGGGACCTAGCATGAACTCGGTGAATTCGGGTAGCGACATGATGACATCGTAG